TTGGGTCTTAAATTTGGTTGGTATTCTTTGCTCATTCCAGTTTTGATCCACATGTTGTCACCAAATTCATTATGGAAAAGATAGCACAAAACAGATTATTGTATGTCTACAACATCACACATTACAATCAACTTTTAttacatatatataatttttttccttcagcCTAAGCTCATGGATTATCATTGACTGACTGTCCTCACTTGTAATATTCTAGATGGTATTCCTGTTATTTTTCAAGTCGAGGTGCTCAAGAAATTTCTGAAACATAACTTAAAGTAGCAGGTTTTAGTATAAAGAAATAACACTTCCAGGATTTACATTCACTCACCATTTTAATCAttacaaagctttgtgccttaatgGCATCAAATCAGTAACTGTGCTGCATCCAAGTCACAGACCTACTGCTCCCAGTATGACCTGTTTCTCTGTCACCTTTCTGTGGACAAACGAATGAACAAATAGTTGACGATCTATAAGATTTAAATGTAGTAgtggatgatgatgaaattctgGTTAAAAATATGTGGTCTCTgcctcattaaattgttcattacCGTGCATATATCAACAAAACTAAATCTGTGTTTTTCAACAAACAGAAACTAATATGACAAAGAAAACACAGTCTTGGAAGTGATATCAGTGGTCTGTGTTACCAATCTTTTGATGCTAGAGATGTAACTCACATTTATGCCAAAGTGAAATACTTGCAGTAAGTGAAAGGTGTctgcaacaaaaggaaaaaaaattaaattttagtaaGCCCACAGTGTATGACGAATGACTTGTTTGTGATCCTTTATAGTGTAAGGATTATGCTATTATCTTAGTGCAATACATTATAACACTCAACTTCGCACAGTAACAAAGTGAATCAGAGcccaaacatttcatttcattcgtgTTCCTAGTTATATCCCATACATCCTAAATAACTTATTCCGGCAAAATTATTCTTAGCATGGAATTATGAAACACCAAAATactcacatattttacattttgctaATCATCATACAGTTGTGTGGTCTTGTTTGCTTGTGTTGAAAGTGCCCAGTTACCTGcatataataaaaatacaaatgagTTCACAATTTTCTACATGACAACATGTGCTCGAGAAGAGTAAAAGGTTTACTACACTTATTGGACACAAATActcacattttacattttgctagGCATCATACAGTTGTGTGGTCTTGTTCACTTGTGTTGAAAGTGCCCAGTTACCTGCATGTGATCAAAATACAAATGAATTCACAGTTGTTTTTTTTCATGAAAACATATGCATTAGAAGAATAAAATGTTTCATCTACATActggacacacacactcacatgttgTAATATTGATAGGCATCATACAGTTGTGTGGTCTTGTTTGCTTGTGTTGAAAGTGCCCAGTTACCTGcatataataaaaatacaaatgagTTCACAATTTTCTACATGACAACATGTGCTCGAGAAGAGTAAAAGGTTTACTACACTTATTGGACACAAATActcacattttacattttgctagGCATCATACAGTTGTGTGGTCTTGTTCACTTGTGTTGAAAGTGCCCAGTTACCTGCATGTGATCAAAATACAAATGAATTCACAGTTGTTTTTTTTCATGAAAACATATGCATTAGAAGAATAAAATGTTTCATCTACATActggacacacacactcacatgttgTAATATTGATAGGCATCATACAGTTGTGTGGTCTTGTTTGCTTGTGTTGAAAGTGCCCAGTTACCTGcatataataaaaatacaaatgagTTCACAATTTTCTACATGACAACATGTGCTCGAGAAGAGTAAAAGGTTTACTACACTTATTGGACACAAATActcacattttacattttgctagGCATCATACAGTTGTGTGGTCTTGTTCACTTGTGTTGAAAGTGCCCAGTTACCTGCATGTGATCAAAATACAAATGAATTCACAGTTGTTTTTTTTCATGAAAACATATGCATTAGAAGAATAAAATGTTTCATCTACATActggacacacacactcacatgttgTAATATTGATAGGCATCATACAGTTGTGTGGTCTTGTTTGCTTGTGTTGAAAGTGCCCAGTTACCTGcatataataaaaatacaaatgagTTCACAATTTTCTACATGACAACATGTGCTCGAGAAGAGTAAAAGGTTTACTACACTTATTGGACACAAATActcacattttacattttgctagGCATCATACAGTTGTGTGGTCTTGTTCACCTGTGTTGAAAGTGCCCAGTTACCTGCATGTGATCAAAATACAAATGAATTCACAGTTGTTTTTTTTCATGAAAACATATGCATTAGAAGAATAAAATGTTTCATCTACATActggacacacacactcacatgttgTAATATTGATAGGCATCATACAGTTGTGTGGTCTTGTTCGCTTGTGTTGAAAGTGCCCAGTTACCTCCATGGAAGCAAACCTCACACGGGTCCAgaattttctgcaagacagtgtATGCATGTAAGAAACATATTGAAGATGATAGTTATTCTTGTTTATATACAACTATTCTGATTATGATTAGTTCAACAATGTACTGTGTTCTAATGATGTATCACTTACCAGCACTAATCACAGGTACCATTGGCATTCAGAAATATTAGTTTTTCTATATTCGATGGCTTGAGGCGGGTTCTTCTGTCATTTATTAAATGTCCAGTTTTTGAGAAGACCCTCTCACAAGGCACAGAAGTTGCTACAACATTAAACCTCTCTTTCACTACTTTTGCAATGGTTGGGTATATGTATTGATTTTGTCTCCACCATGCCAGAGGATCCTCATTTCTACTGATGACTGAGCTGTCAATGTACCTTTGAACCTCTACAATAGCACATGACTGTACTGTGCCCTGTGGCTGTGCATGTTTCACTAACTTATCGAATATGCCCCACACAGAGAAGGATTCAGTTTCCAAATTGTTTGGCTCAACAGATTGTGAAGGCTGAATACCTACTGGCCTACATTTTTCCAGTTTCTGGGCAACAATATTAATTAATTGTTTCTTCGTGTTGTCTGCTGCTGCCTGGTTCTGAAATGCCAGCAGTTTGAAACGTGGATCCAGCAGAGTAGCAAGGGCAATGGACTTGCTCTGCTCAAGATTCGAAAACCGGTTTGTAAGCCCTTCTTTTAGTGCCAAAACAACTTTCCTTGAAACTTCATGTAACTGCATTTTGGCTATTTCGTCACATACTGCCAGAAGTCCACGTGTCAGGACTATAACCTGAAAATTGAGACAAATATGCTAACAACTACACAACATATAAGGAAAGTATACAATAAAATGACATTGAACTTACATGAgccaaataaagtaaattattaacTTACCAAGCTGCCAGTTGGGTAATCCTCTGCACTGAGCTGCCTCGAAACCTGCTCAAACGGTTTCAAAATTGAACAGAGTTCGGAGCAGATTTCCCACTCATCATTTGACAGTGACGGAAGATCTGTGGGCCTGTTACAAAGGGCAACTGTAATTTTCACTGCCTCTGACAATTCGACAATACGTTCCAACATGAACAGGGTTGAATTCCACCTTGTGGGCAAGTCCTGGATCAATTTCTTGATGTTTACTTTGCCACTGTTCTGTTGGCATGTTAAGAGCCGCTCTGTTGCACTGCTGCTCCTTTTAAAAAAACCTACAATTGTCTTGACTTTCTGGTGAACTTCCTGAACATTTTTAAGTGCATCCTGCACAACTAAATTAAGAGTGTGAGCATAACAACCAAAATGTTTCCACTTGAGAATGGTGGAAATAGCACTTTTTATATTTGGTGCATTGTCCGTGACTACCATTAAAATTTTGCCACCAAGACTAAATTTGTCCGTAATTTTAATCAAAGCTGTGGACAAATTTGAGCTGGTATGGGCACCACTGAAATGACTGCATTCCAGCAGTACAGACTGTAATCTGAATTGCTCATTTATGAAATGTCCAGTTACAGCCATGTAACTTTCATTAGAAGCTGATGTCCAGCAATCTGTTGTTAGACAGATTGTCTTTATGCCTTGCAGCTTTTGTTGTACTTTCTCATTTGCTTCTGCATATGCTGCTGGCAACATTACATTTGTTACAGTCCTTCTACTCGGTATTTCATAAGCAGGATTCAGTGCATGTACAAAACTACGAAATCCTGAGTCATTTACAATAGAGAAAGGTTGATAGTCTTTTGTGAACAGACCCATTAATTTGCTATCCACCTTCTTCTTTTGAATCAGTCCCATCTTTTTGGGAACGTATTCTGTGATGGCTGTCTGATGCTGTGATGTGGAGGGAACTGCTTCCCCCTGTGTGCTGCTGGCTGTGGTGCCTTCTTCTGGCAACTCCACTGCAAGAGAGGCTTCACCTATAAAACAATAAGCTGAACATCAGCATACAGATTGTGTCAGCAACAGAGGCAGGATATACATTTAGAGTACAATTTACTTTCCAagtactgtatgctgatgacatgacactcTTCACTGATGGAGAAAATCAGAAATATATTTTAGAATACTACAAAGTTGTAAGTGAAATGAGCAGTGACTGGTGCAGGGCCAATCAAttaacaatacataaaataaaaatggagGTAGTTTACTTCACCCTAAAGACATTTAAACAAGACACAAAATGTGTTAAATTACTGGAATTGCATTTACATCAAAAACTCGCATGAGATAAGCATATAAATCATCTGTGTGACAAACTTGCTAGTACTCTCT
This DNA window, taken from Schistocerca serialis cubense isolate TAMUIC-IGC-003099 chromosome 11, iqSchSeri2.2, whole genome shotgun sequence, encodes the following:
- the LOC126426962 gene encoding E3 SUMO-protein ligase ZBED1-like translates to MVNFATNSSRSVDPVLPEPGEASLAVELPEEGTTASSTQGEAVPSTSQHQTAITEYVPKKMGLIQKKKVDSKLMGLFTKDYQPFSIVNDSGFRSFVHALNPAYEIPSRRTVTNVMLPAAYAEANEKVQQKLQGIKTICLTTDCWTSASNESYMAVTGHFINEQFRLQSVLLECSHFSGAHTSSNLSTALIKITDKFSLGGKILMVVTDNAPNIKSAISTILKWKHFGCYAHTLNLVVQDALKNVQEVHQKVKTIVGFFKRSSSATERLLTCQQNSGKVNIKKLIQDLPTRWNSTLFMLERIVELSEAVKITVALCNRPTDLPSLSNDEWEICSELCSILKPFEQVSRQLSAEDYPTGSLVIVLTRGLLAVCDEIAKMQLHEVSRKVVLALKEGLTNRFSNLEQSKSIALATLLDPRFKLLAFQNQAAADNTKKQLINIVAQKLEKCRPVGIQPSQSVEPNNLETESFSVWGIFDKLVKHAQPQGTVQSCAIVEVQRYIDSSVISRNEDPLAWWRQNQYIYPTIAKVVKERFNVVATSVPCERVFSKTGHLINDRRTRLKPSNIEKLIFLNANGTCD